In Tenebrio molitor chromosome 6, icTenMoli1.1, whole genome shotgun sequence, one genomic interval encodes:
- the LOC138133923 gene encoding helicase SRCAP-like produces the protein MSRGKVLVIITAFLICNFILAKGSDTPAEVGSVKVVTEVGKSGLLLPLIIPILITLLTALGPLGLLFLTVLPLFPPLILIIKPVLRVVVQSIDPIVGQLVNLGALPLEALPKLLKILPILLPLLAILPALGPIGFVIVLRLLLRYGIVQHLLGNNLSLPTLVISLIILVFLKNILPPPLPDILQFIRSILGLLALVPVWLPLGPITLAIVPIIALIITPIITTIRQVMAPTKLLPVLLLLPQILPALILLLGPLGPVLILPLVLLLGPIIPVLGPLLLPILLPHLPKTIQPLLAPLLPILAPLLAPLAPLQPLLAPLAPLLPLLGQLFVPLLLAPLLSFLKFLNPLVILILLPALLPHLPPPLNPIVTKLLPRLAPLLDKLAPLQPLLAPLNPLLPLLGQLALPLLLLPVLGPIAPLLPVLGPILLPLLLPHLPKILHPLLAPLLLLYSPILKPLSPLTPLLAPLSPLLPLLAQFFLPLIIPVLLRIFVGLLPLLGPLLLPALLPHLPPTIKPLLAPLLPLLAPILKLLAPLQPLVALLNPLLPLLAQGIIPVLLLPVLVTLGPILPIVGPLLLPLLLPYLPASLKPLLTPLMPILAPLLKLLVPLQPLLKPLNPLLPLLAKLYVPSLLLPILKLLGPLLPVLLPLLLPVLLPLLPKPIQSLLAPLLPLLQPLIKPFLPLLEALKPLLIPLLPLLAPLLPIILLGPILLPLLASPIAGPVGPLLLLLLTPILLPIAKIALEPLAPVLGPILGPLAPVLPVFLILLPLLAPILGPLLPLVLGPLILPILSPLLTPLLSNLGPILPLLGPILLSPLRPLLLPLLLTLGPMILPQVGPLLQSLKPHMGPLLPLLLPLLAPLLGPVLLPLLLILAPLLVLSGPLKPIIAPLLGPVLPLIAPILLLFGPLLLPMLAPILVPVLLPLLLTVGPLLVLAGPLKPIIAPLLGPILPTLGPLLGPLLGPLLPVLPLILILGPLLAMGPLKSILGPALAPILPLILLLAPVLLTTVLAPHLLPLLLVLGPLIIPVLGLIIGPIGPIIPKLGPILPPLLPLILKPLTSLLKKPH, from the exons ATGAGTCGGGGGAAAGTCCTAGTTATAATAACAGCATTCTTGATATGCAACTTCATCCTTGCTAAAG gCAGCGACACCCCCGCGGAGGTGGGTTCAGTGAAGGTCGTCACAGAAGTGGGTAAAAGTGGGTTGCTATTACCGTTGATAATCCCGATTTTGATAACCCTTTTGACGGCACTTGGACCTCTCGGCCTACTTTTCTTGACTGTCTTGCCGCTGTTCCCACCTTTAATCTTAATTATAAAACCAGTACTGAGAGTTGTTGTACAAAGCATTGATCCAATTGTGGGTCAGTTAGTGAATTTGGGTGCGCTTCCACTTGAGGCATTACCGAAGTTGTTGAAAATATTACCAATTCTGCTACCACTGCTGGCAATATTACCAGCGTTAGGACCCATTGGTTTTGTAATTGTGTTACGTTTGTTATTACGATATGGAATTGTACAACATTTACTAGGTAACAATTTATCATTACCCACTTTGGTAATATCGCTAATAATCCTagtttttctcaaaaatataTTACCACCTCCTCTTCCTGATATATTACAATTTATTAGGTCTATACTAGGATTATTAGCTTTGGTACCAGTATGGCTACCTCTTGGACCTATTACTCTGGCGATAGTTCCAATTATAGCTTTAATTATAACACCAATAATTACAACAATTAGACAAGTCATGGCCCCCACTAAATTGCTGCcagttttgttgttgttgccaCAGATTCTACCCGCACTGATACTACTTTTAGGTCCCCTAGGGCCCGTGCTTATTTTACCATTGGTGCTATTACTGGGGCCGATAATTCCGGTACTAGGACCACTTCTGCTTCCTATTTTGTTGCCACATTTACCAAAAACAATACAACCTTTGTTGGCACCTTTGCTGCCTATCCTTGCACCTTTGTTGGCACCACTTGCACCGCTGCAACCACTCTTGGCTCCTTTAGCTCCTTTGTTGCCTCTGCTAGGGCAACTATTCGTACCTTTATTATTAGCACCGCTGCTTTCGTTTTTGAAGTTTCTCAATCCGCTAGTTATTCTAATTTTACTTCCCGCTCTTTTACCACATTTACCACCTCCCCTAAATCCGATAGTTACCAAGTTATTACCCAGATTAGCACCACTGTTAGACAAACTGGCCCCACTGCAACCATTGCTAGCTCCTTTGAATCCACTATTGCCACTGCTCGGCCAACTAGCTCTTCCGTTGTTACTATTGCCAGTGTTGGGGCCAATAGCGCCACTACTTCCAGTACTAGGACCTATTTTGCTTCCTCTTTTGTTACCACATTTACCAAAAATTCTACACCCCTTGTTAGCTCCCTTACTGTTGTTATACAGTCCAATTTTAAAACCTCTATCACCATTAACACCATTATTAGCCCCGTTATCTCCGCTTTTGCCTCTATTGGCTCAATTTTTCCTACCCCTAATAATTCCAGTACTTTTAAGGATTTTCGTCGGACTGCTTCCACTGTTGGGTCCTTTGTTGCTCCCAGCCCTATTACCTCATCTACCGCCAACTATAAAACCGTTATTAGCCCCTCTGTTGCCTCTGTTAGCCCCCATATTAAAACTGCTGGCACCTTTACAGCCATTGGTGGCACTTTTGAATCCTCTGTTGCCGTTACTTGCTCAAGGCATCATACCTGTACTACTATTACCAGTTTTAGTAACTTTGGGACCAATACTTCCAATAGTAGGTCCACTTTTACTTCCTTTGTTGTTACCGTATTTACCAGCCAGTCTAAAACCTCTTTTAACACCTTTGATGCCTATATTGGCACCACTGTTAAAATTACTTGTTCCTCTGCAACCGCTTTTGAAACCGTTGAACCCACTTTTGCCTTTGTTGGCGAAACTTTATGTACCATCTTTACTGTTgcccattttaaaattattaggaCCGTTGTTACCAGTACTGCTCCCACTTTTACTTCCTGTACTTTTGCCACTTTTACCAAAACCAATTCAGTCACTGTTAGCACCTCTGTTGCCACTTTTACAACCCCTAATAAAACCATTTCTACCTTTACTGGAGGCTTTAAAACCTCTTCTGATTCCTTTGCTTCCCCTATTAGCACCTTTATtgccaattattttattaggtCCCATCTTGCTACCACTACTTGCTTCTCCTATTGCTGGCCCAGTGGGACCACTGTTACTGTTGCTTTTAACACCTATACTTTTACCGATTGCAAAGATTGCTCTAGAACCCCTAGCTCCTGTGTTAGGTCCTATATTAGGTCCTCTTGCTCCTGTGTTACccgtttttttgattttgttgccTCTTTTGGCTCCCATTCTGGGACCCCTTTTGCCACTTGTATTAGGTCCGTTGATATTACCAATTTTGAGCCCGTTGCTGACACCACTTCTCTCCAATTTGGGACCTATTCTTCCTTTGTTAGGACCAATTCTGTTATCCCCTCTTCGTCCTTTGTTATTACCTTTGCTTTTAACATTAGGACCCATGATATTACCTCAGGTAGGGCCTCTTCTTCAATCACTCAAACCTCACATGGGCCCTCTACTACCTTTGTTGTTACCTTTATTGGCACCTCTTCTTGGCCCAGTCCTACTTCCTTTATTGCTAATTTTAGCACCGTTACTGGTTCTTTCAGGACCTCTCAAACCAATTATAGCTCCTTTATTGGGTCCGGTTTTACCTCTTATTGCACCGATTCTATTATTATTTGGACCACTGCTGTTACCTATGTTAGCTCCTATTCTTGTCCCTGTTCTGCTTCCTCTACTACTTACAGTGGGACCGCTACTAGTTCTTGCAGGGCCACTCAAACCAATTATAGCACCTTTGTTAGGTCCAATACTGCCAACTCTGGGACCTCTTCTAGGTCCACTGTTAGGTCCTCTCTTACCTGTACTTCCCTTAATTCTAATTCTGGGGCCTTTACTAGCTATGGGTCCAttaaaatctattttaggtccTGCTTTGGCTCCTATATTGCCCCTTATTTTGCTATTGGCACCCGTTTTATTAACAACAGTTCTAGCTCCACATTTACTTCCGCTACTTTTAGTATTAGGTCCTCTGATAATACCTGTTCTAGGACTCATAATAGGGCCAATAGGACCAATTATACCAAAACTGGGTCCGATTTTACCTCCCTTGCTACCATTAATACTAAAACCCCTTACctcattattgaaaaaaccTCATTAG